The following are encoded in a window of Colletotrichum lupini chromosome 3, complete sequence genomic DNA:
- a CDS encoding oxidoreductase molybdopterin binding domain-containing protein, with product MKTTNRPDEWKIEQGLAGAELPVLDMTGTQTKALPPQIFGELTKDAAAIKGVGDPDRLFAEERQGWTGFVEWENYPEKKAAAHKILMSQTFPPNPEFQLGPIPASNPVLPGTHWKMWHKAVGGALSRIPDDSWDIVLKEKHADMLHLLQFPYNGEPPKRLVTDKEITPNPLHFVRNHGGIPIIDKEHYSFVMDGLVAKPRSFTLDDLMDESKFPRMEKTVTMQCSGTRRIEQILKYPGQGDEVPQAPWAEGAIGTAKYVGISLKKVIKACGGLIEGAKHLEFYGADTYFKDDKTMNYLVSVPWSKVRANEVMLAWEMNGDVLPRIHGYPLRIIVFGYIGARSVKWLYRIKAIKSPKRAPVQSQEYLYFPQQVGKHNLKMTDGIQIQEMPVSSAIMSPWTKQVVIHNGKIRCKGWAYSGGGRWPERVELSADGGFSWYTVPVENLSRKRKWTWRTWEIELPCDVEGWIEIVCRCWDNSLNTQPPDVRTAWNWGLHVTSSCHRISVYSVNNTRPNTQARLREFSEKGIPFAPITVPLAFPSQSWNEYEEYWKRHDPRDAED from the exons ATGAAGACTACTAACAGGCCCGATGAATGGAAGATAGAGCAGGGCTTAGCCGGAGCTGAGCTTCCCGTTCTTGACATGACGGGGACCCAGACTAAGGCTCTTCCCCCTCAAATATTTGGTGAGCTCACAAAGGATGCAGCCGCCATCAAAGGGGTAGGCGATCCAGATAGGCTCTTCGCTGAAGAGCGGCAGGGCTGGACCGG CTTTGTAGAGTGGGAAAACTATCccgagaagaaggcggcAGCGCACAAGATATTGATGTCACAGACGTTTCCTCCCAACCCGGAGTTCCAGCTCGGCCCTATCCCAGCGAGTAATCCTGTTCTGCCCGGTACCCATTGGAAAATGTGGCACAAGGCGGTCGGCGGCGCTCTTTCTCGTATCCCCGACGACTCGTGGGACATCGTCCTCAAGGAAAAACATGCCGACATGCTCCATCTTCTTCAGTTTCCTTACAATGGCGAACCTCCCAAGCGACTCGTGACCGACAAGGAGATCACACCTAACCCCCTCCACTTCGTTCGAAACCACGGCGGCATCCCGATTATTGATAAAGAGCACTACAGTTTCGTGATGGACGGACTTGTTGCCAAACCGAGATCTTTCACCTTGGATGATCTCATGGACGAGTCTAAGTTTCCTCGGATGGAAAAGACTGTTACGATGCAATGCTCTGGAACCCGTCGTATTGAACAGATTCTCAAGTACCCCGGCCAAGGCGACGAGGTGCCTCAGGCCCCATGGGCCGAAGGCGCGATTGGGACTGCCAAGTACGTTGGTATTAGCCTCAAAAAAGTCATTAAGGCTTGTGGTGGACTCATTGAGGGGGCCAAACATCTTGAGTTCTACGGTGCGGACACCTACTTCAAAGATGACAAGACCATGAACTACCTCGTCAGTGTTCCTTGGTCCAAGGTGAGGGCAAACGAGGTTATGCTGGCATGGGAGATGAACGGCGACGTTCTCCCCCGCATTCATGGATACCCCCTTCGCATCATCGTCTTCGGTTACATTGGAGCACGAAGCGTCAAGTGGCTCTACCGTATCAAGGCTATCAAGAGCCCTAAACGTGCGCCTGTTCAAAGCCAAGAGTACCTCTACTTCCCTCAGCAAGTCGGCAAGCATAACCTCAAGATGACGGACGGCATACAGATCCAAGAGATGCCAGTCAGTTCTGCCATTATGTCGCCTTGGACCAAGCAGGTTGTCATACACAACGGCAAAATTCGCTGCAAGGGATGGGCCTACTCGGGCGGTGGTCGCTGGCCAGAACGGGTTGAGCTCTCTGCCGACGGCGGGTTCAGCTGGTACACTGTGCCAGTCGAAAATCTCTCGAGGAAGCGCAAGTGGACCTGGAGAACTTGGGAGATAGAGCTTCCATGCGATGTCGAAGGCTGGATTGAGATCGTCTGTCGCTGCTGGGACAATTCTCTCAACACTCAACCACCCGACGTACGCACCGCATGGAACTGGGGCTTACATGTGACCAGTTCTTGTCACAGAATTTCGGTTTACAGTGTGAACAACACCCGGCCAAACACTCAAGCGCGCCTGCGAGAATTTTCGGAAAAGGGCATTCCATTTGCTCCGATCACTGTGCCTCTGGCTTTCCCGTCTCAGTCTTGGAATGAGTACGAGGAGTACTGGAAGCGGCATGATCCACGGGACGCTGAGGATTAA
- a CDS encoding sugar porter family MFS transporter: protein MASASRDGARFQPLPSGPSGPGSSSSRSSFDSTSDPNDADDEAFALLSDDDAVSLLSDDIELEEISTAGPSAGSGSRPAKSRSEMDQRFQDAINAERSMTPRDAIRAYPMAVFWSLVVSLCVIMEGYDTILIGSFFAHPEFAKKFGDGKDNEGRDQLSALWQAVLGNSSTFGCIIGVIANGFLVERCGQKTALISSLFVLSGCIFITFFATNKTMLMLGQIACGLPWGVFASSAPAYASEVLPLTLRVYLTTWTNMCFIIGQLMSAAVLAGLLPRRDEWSYRIPFALQWSWPVLLIPLLVFAPESPWHLVRTGQLDKAEKALLRLQRRKVNNLDAKVRLREIIETDRMEQEHQTGTTYWDCFRGDERRRTEIACVAFAGQVLSGSSFAYNSVYFFQQAGLNPQDDYNLNVGGTALALVGTVVNWVALMPYFGRRRIYLWGMLSMSTILFIIGVLDRIGRLPNAPSSPIGWVQACLTLVWTFIFQLSVGQLGWAIPAEVGSTRLRQKTICVARSTYYVMNLLANAFQPFFINPNALNLKGTTGFVWGTSAFLTFVWAFFRLPETKGRTYEELDYLFHNNTATRQFDKTEVDVFEGGYEKVSPPNSR from the exons ATGGCATCCGCCTCTCGCGACGGCGCCCGCTTCCAGCCACTCCCCTCGGGACCCTCAGGGCCGGGCTCTAGCTCCTCGAGGTCGTCCTTTGACTCAACATCCGATCCCAACGATGCCGACGACGAAGCTTTCGCACTTCTATCCGACGACGATGCCGTATCTCTTCTTTCGGATGACATCGAGCTCGAAGAAATCTCCACAGCCGGGCCATCCGCCGGCTCGGGCTCTCGTCCGGCCAAGTCCCGGTCAGAGATGGATCAACGGTTCCAGGATGCCATCAACGCCGAGCGGAGCATGACGCCACGAGATGCCATCCGCGCCTACCCGATGGCTGTATTCTGGAGTCTCGTCGTGTCTCTATGTGTGATCATGGAAG GCTACGACACCATCCTCATCGGCAGCTTCTTCGCCCACCCAGAATTCGCAAAGAAGTTCGGCGATGGCAAAGATAATGAAGGCCGAGACCAGCTCTCCGCCCTCTGGCAAGCCGTCCTCGGCAACAGCAGCACCTTTGGCTGCATCATCGGCGTCATCGCCAACGGCTTCCTCGTTGAGCGGTGCGGCCAAAAGACAGCCCTCATCAGCTCTCTCTTCGTACTCTCCGGCTGCATCTTCATCACCTTCTTTGCAACCAATAAGACCATGCTCATGCTTGGTCAGATCGCGTGCGGCCTGCCCTGGGGCGTCTTCGCATCCTCAGCACCCGCGTATGCGTCTGAGGTCTTGCCGTTGACGCTGCGGGTGTATCTGACTACGTGGACCAATATGTGCTTCATCATCGGCCAGCTCATGTCCGCGGCCGTACTCGCGGGGCTACTGCCGCGGAGAGACGAGTGGTCCTATCGAATCCCGTTCGCACTACAATGGTCCTGGCCGGTACTGCTTATCCCGCTGCTGGTATTCGCTCCGGAGTCCCCATGGCATCTTGTCAGGACCGGCCAGCTCGACAAGGCGGAGAAGGCATTGCTACGTCTCCAAAGGCGAAAAGTTAACAACCTAGACGCCAAAGTCCGTCTACGTGAAATCATAGAAACCGATAGAATGGAGCAGGAGCACCAGACAGGAACAACCTACTGGGACTGCTTCCGCGGCGACGAACGTCGCCGCACAGAGATCGCATGCGTAGCATTCGCAGGCCAAGTCCTCTCCGGCTCGAGCTTCGCCTACAACTCAGTATACTTCTTTCAGCAAGCCGGGCTGAACCCGCAAGATGATTATAACCTCAATGTCGGCGGTACCGCGCTAGCTCTGGTGGGGACCGTCGTCAATTGGGTCGCGCTGATGCCGTACTTTGGCCGTCGTCGCATCTATCTCTGGGGCATGCTTAGCATGTCCACTATACTCTTCATCATCGGCGTCCTCGACAGGATAGGCCGGTTGCCGAATGCACCATCGTCACCCATAGGCTGGGTCCAAGCCTGTCTTACCCTGGTGTGGACTTTTATCTTCCAGCTATCGGTCGGTCAGCTTGGGTGGGCTATCCCAGCCGAGGTTGGATCTACGCGTCTACGGCAAAAGACCATTTGTGTCGCGAGGTCTACCTATTATGTGATGAATCTACTGGCAAACGCCTTCCAGCCATTTTTTATCAACCCGAACGCGTTGAATCTCAAGGGTACTACGGGTTTCGTCTGGGGAACCTCGGCGTTTCTCACATTTGTGTGGGCATTTTTCCGGCTGCCGGAAACAAAGGGGCGCACGTACGAGGAGCTGGATTATCTCTTTCACAACAATACCGCGACGAGGCAGTTTGACAAGACGGAGGTGGATGTTTTTGAAGGAGGCTATGAGAAAGTGTCACCACCTAACTCTCGATGA
- a CDS encoding PhoD-like phosphatase, translated as MVQPIFAVLALATAASAAFTGNLNYLSPSKHHASLGVSINKVAKRTYANSHWDPAKLNFTHGVASGDPYEDSVILWTRAAPTADNDKSNLTVSGYVPLYDHSTEDYVKKSDSPVCVDWKISTSKTFEAVVDSGTAYTSSDVDYTVKVEAKRLAPFTVYYYQFGICNSNKTSPIGRTKTIPSKNSRVETPIKLAVYSCSNYPFGFFNAYGNPVRKDSVDYVIHLGDYIYEYGNGEYGWGNSIGRIPLPDRQIFTLYDYRKRIATYRTDLDLVASHQSFPWIPVWDDHEVSDNTWRDGASELNNTEDSFIADGGVSVDQRKMNAVRAYFEWMPIRQVDMDDNLRIWREFNFGNLFDLVMLDTRQYDRAITDVYTNTDYIHAISNDASRSLMGPRQEAWFYKTLRQSSTRGATWRVIGNQIIFSRMNESLALGAENPMNYDQWDGYQANRNRTFQVLYEQNVGNNIFLAGDSHASWVSDLVWLGEHEYDPNTGSGSVGVEFAGSAVSSPCPAGQNISLAAANAGSAWLTAANRELQWQDLFYRGYYELSIDYDAVNASFFGIPTTRIKQGYEISLANFTVLAGENKLHRLNGTAAVGGVAESGSLKNGRVVQTNLTHDTGSGAYLKYNSP; from the exons ATGGTTCAGCCCATCTTTGCTGTCTTGGCTCTAGCCACTGCGGCATCGGCTGCCTTCACAGGTAACCTCAACTACCTATCGCCGTCGAAGCACCATGCGTCACTTGGTGTCTCCATCAATAAGGTCGCTAAGCGCACCTACGCCAATTCCCACTGGGATCCAGCCAAGCTGAACTTCACGCATGGCGTGGCTTCCGGTGATCCGTACGAGGACAGCGTCATCCTGTGGACGCGAGCTGCTCCGACAGCTGACAATGACAAGAGCAACTTGACTGTCAGCGGCTACGTTCCCCTGTATGACCATAGCACGGAAGACTATGTGAAGAAGAGTGACTCTCCGGTCTGCGTTGATTGGAAAATCAGCACAAGCAAGACTTTTGAAGCTGTTGTTGACTCGGGTACTGCTTACACGAGCTCTGATGTGGATTATACTGTAAAGGTTGAGGCCAAGCGATTGGCGCCTTTCACGGTCTATT ACTATCAGTTTGGTATTTGCAACTCAAACAAGACGTCCCCGATTGGCCGGACAAAGACGATTCCTTCAAAGAACTCCCGAGTTGAAACACCGATCAAGCTTGCCGTCTACTCTTGCAGCAACTACC CTTTCGGTTTCTTCAACGCTTACGGCAACCCAGTCCGAAAGGACTCGGTTGACTACGTGATCCATCTTGGAGACTACATCTACGAGTACGGCAATGGCGAGTATGGCTGGGGCAACTCGATCGGAAGAATTCCTCTTCCCGATCGCCAGATCTTCAC TTTGTATGACTATCGCAAGCGCATTGCAACCTACAGAACCGACCTGGACTTGGTGGCCAGCCACCAGAGCTTTCCCTGGATCCCGGTTTGGGACGACCACG AGGTTTCGGACAACACGTGGCGAGATGGTGCCTCAGAGCTTAACAACACTGAGGATTCTTTCATTGCTGATGGCGGTGTCTCCGTTGACCAACGCAAGATGAATGCCGTTCGCGCGTACTTTGAGTGGA TGCCTATTCGCCAGGTCGATATGGATGATAACCTCCGCATCTGGAGAGAGTTCAACTTCGGCAACTTGTTCGACCTCGTGATGTTGGATACTCGCCAGTACGATCGCGCT ATCACGGATGTGTACACCAACACCGACTACATCCACGCCATTTCCAACGACGCAAGCCGCTCCCTCATGGGACCCCGCCAAGAAGCCTGGTTCTACAAAACCCTTCGCCAAAGCTCGACCCGCGGTGCGACCTGGCGTGTCATTGGCAACCAAATCATCTTCAGCCGCATGAACGAGAGTCTGGCCCTCGGCGCCGAGAACCCGATGAACTACGACCAGTGGGACGGTTATCAAGCGAACCGCAACCGCACCTTCCAGGTCCTGTACGAGCAGAACGTCGGCAACAACATCTTCCTCGCGGGCGACTCACACGCTTCGTGGGTATCGGATCTTGTCTGGCTTGGTGAGCACGAGTACGATCCGAACACGGGCTCCGGTTCCGTCGGCGTCGAATTTGCGGGTTCGGCTGTGAGCTCGCCGTGCCCCGCTGGGCAGAACATTTCGCTGGCGGCGGCGAACGCGGGATCAGCATGGCTTACTGCTGCGAATCGTGAGTTGCAGTGGCAAGACCTGTTCTACAGGGGATACTATGAGCTCAGCATTGACTACGATGCTGTGAATGCTTCATTCTTTGGTATTCCTACGACCAGGATCAAgcagggatacgagatttccCTCGCCAACTTTACAGTGCTGGCTGGCGAGAACAAGCTGCATCGTTTGAACGGTACCGCGGCTGTTGGAGGTGTTGCTGAGAGTGGTAGCTTGAAGAACGGTCGTGTTGTGCAGACGAACCTGACGCATGACACTGGCAGCGGCGCGTACCTCAAGTACAACTCGCCTTGA
- a CDS encoding AMP-binding enzyme — MATVVEKRGGQTIYKSPDHIDLPKVDLLTFLFDSPNERLRDDTVLHADAADPSRSITKSRLVKALKQLGHTLRHQYGINKGDVVQVIFTGHYMAPTVFYGIMAAGGTVAASTPSSTPPEVARQINLTESKMVICSPDLKALAAAGGSAAGLPDDRILYIGDSHEFQLFEAKTDKRVPLSSQELDWERVTDQMRLENTVGCYIYSSGTTGIPKAVKISHANMIAQTMFISTPTIEYYKTHPKMEYITLAHLPAAHISGLQAYIVNQTFMGGIVYWMKKFNFVEFLDYAKKYKITSFFSVPPIYLMIAKSPLVKDHLDTVEFALTGAAALGGETQAEAQRRMGKGKAILGQTWGLSETTGGFTILPRHLTDDTGSVSMIVANCEARLVDDEGKDVEVGQPGEMWCRGPIITKGYYKNDKANKEAFVDGWFCTGDRLSFKDGKFYFVDRKKDLIKYNGFQVAPAELEALLVTHPKIQDAAVIGVEGEGTELPRAYVVADKKKISGEEIQKWVADQVASYKKLRGGVIFIDAIPKSPSGKILRKDLRALVKREAGAKL, encoded by the exons ATGGCGACTGTTGTAGAGAAGCGGGGCGGCCAGACCATTTACAAGTCCCCGGATCACATCGATCTCCCCAAAGTCGACCTCCTCACATTTCTATTCG ACTCACCAAATGAAAGACTGCGCGATGACACAGTCCTCCACGCCGACGCGGCCGATCCATCCAGATCAATCACCAAATCCCGCCTAGTAAAGGCTCTCAAACAGCTTGGTCACACCCTCCGCCACCAGTACGGCATCAACAAGGGTGACGTGGTGCAGGTCATCTTCACAGGCCACTACATGGCCCCCACCGTCTTCTACGGTATCATGGCAGCGGGCGGCACCGTCGCGGCGTCAACGCCGTCCTCAACCCCGCCAGAGGTCGCGCGTCAGATCAACCTCACCGAGAGCAAGATGGTCATCTGCAGCCCTGACCTCAAGGCGCTCGCCGCTGCTGGTGGATCAGCTGCGGGACTACCCGACGATCGGATTCTCTACATCGGCGACAGCCACGAGTTCCAGCTCTTCGAGGCTAAGACGGATAAGCGTGTGCCTCTTTCGTCACAGGAGCTCGACTGGGAACGGGTGACGGACCAAATGAGACTCGAAAACACTGTCGGCTGTTACATCTACAGCAGTGGCACGACTGGTATTCCAAAGGCGGTCAAAATCTCTCATGCAAACATGATTGCGCAGACCATGTTCATTTCGACGCCGACGATAGAATATTACAAGACGCACCCGAAGATGGAGTACATCACGCTCGCACATTTACCGGCAGCTCACATCTCTGGTCTCCAAGCCTACATCGTCAACCAGACCTTCATGGGCGGCATCGTCTACTGGATGAAGAAGTTCAACTTTGTGGAATTTCTAGACTACGCGAAAAAGTACAAAATCACATCCTTCTTCAGCGTGCCGCCTATCTATCTCATGATTGCGAAATCACCGCTGGTCAAGGATCATCTCGACACCGTGGAATTCGCCCTCACGGGAGCTGCGGCTCTAGGAGGCGAAACCCAAGCCGAAGCACAGCGAAGAATGGGCAAGGGAAAAGCGATCCTCGGCCAGACGTGGGGTCTCAGCGAAACTACCGGCGGGTTCACGATTCTTCCCCGCCACCTCACAGATGACACGGGAAGCGTGTCCATGATTGTGGCCAACTGCGAAGCTCGGCTCGTCGATGATGAGGGGAAGGACGTCGAGGTTGGTCAGCCGGGAGAGATGTGGTGCCGTGGGCCAATCATCACCAAGGGGTACTACAAGAACGATAAGGCCAATAAGGAGGCATTTGTTGATGGTTGGTTCTGCACTGGCGACCGATTGTCGTTCAAGGATGGAAAGTTCTACTTCGTGGATCGGAAAAAG GATCTCATCAAATACAACGGTTTCCAGGTGGCTCCAGCCGAACTTGAAGCATTACTGGTCACGCATCCGAAGATCCAAGATGCGGCCGTCATTGGCGTCGAAGGCGAAGGCACCGAGCTTCCAAG AGCTTATGTGGTCGCCGATAAGAAAAAGATTTCTGGAGAAGAAATCCAGAAGTGGGTGGCAGATCAGGTTGCTAGTTACAAGAAACTTCGTGGCGGCGTGATTTTTATCGATGCCATCCCAAAGAGTCCCTCTGGAAAGATCTTGCGCAAAGATCTAAGGGCACTTGTAAAGCGCGAGGCTGGCGCGAAGCTCTGA